In Actinoplanes sp. NBC_00393, a single genomic region encodes these proteins:
- a CDS encoding GH1 family beta-glucosidase → MTFTWGVATSAYQIEGAAAEDGRTPSIWDTFAHTVVGENGDVACDHYHRMPDDVQLIKSLGVDAYRFSVSWTRVQPGGRGPANQAGLDFYDRLVDELLAAGIDPWLTLYHWDMPQELEDAGGWPHRDTAYRFADFSMLVHDRLQDRVRNWTTVNEPWCVAYLGYEHGVHAPGRRDFGAAVAATHHLLLGHGLVARQIKTPDNTVSIALNIGTATPNSDDPIDVAAAWRADGNVARIFLDPLKHGRYPADVVEDLAARGHTLPVRDGDMEIISAPFDLLGVNFYFGQNFAGTDLDGNTVDALGRPVIREVMPDAPRTALGWPITPDRFTTLLLRLHHDYGFPLAVTENGAVFDDHPDPSGFVADAERTAYLKAHIDAVFAARARGADVRGYFAWSLMDNFEWAEGYAKRFGLVHVDYETQTRTPKQSALWFRDRILSTP, encoded by the coding sequence ATGACTTTCACGTGGGGCGTGGCCACCTCGGCCTATCAGATCGAGGGCGCGGCCGCGGAAGACGGGCGGACACCGTCCATCTGGGACACGTTCGCGCACACCGTGGTCGGCGAGAACGGGGACGTGGCCTGCGACCACTACCACCGGATGCCCGACGACGTTCAGCTGATCAAAAGTCTGGGCGTGGACGCGTACCGGTTCTCGGTCTCCTGGACCCGGGTGCAACCCGGCGGGCGCGGCCCGGCGAACCAGGCCGGGCTGGACTTCTACGACCGGCTCGTGGACGAGCTGCTGGCCGCCGGCATCGACCCGTGGCTCACGCTCTACCACTGGGACATGCCGCAGGAACTCGAGGACGCCGGTGGCTGGCCGCACCGGGACACCGCGTACCGGTTCGCCGACTTCTCGATGCTGGTCCACGACCGCCTGCAGGACCGGGTCCGCAACTGGACCACGGTCAACGAGCCGTGGTGCGTGGCCTACCTCGGGTACGAGCACGGCGTGCACGCCCCCGGCCGGCGCGACTTCGGGGCGGCCGTCGCCGCCACCCACCACCTGCTGCTCGGCCACGGCCTGGTGGCCCGGCAGATCAAGACGCCGGACAACACGGTGAGCATCGCGCTCAACATCGGTACGGCCACCCCGAACTCGGACGACCCGATCGACGTGGCCGCCGCCTGGCGGGCCGACGGGAACGTGGCCCGGATCTTCCTCGACCCGCTCAAGCACGGCCGCTACCCCGCCGACGTGGTCGAGGACCTGGCGGCGCGCGGCCACACCCTGCCGGTCCGCGACGGTGACATGGAGATCATCTCAGCGCCGTTCGACCTGCTCGGGGTTAACTTCTACTTCGGACAGAACTTCGCCGGCACCGACCTCGACGGCAACACCGTCGACGCGCTCGGCCGGCCGGTGATCCGCGAGGTCATGCCGGACGCGCCGCGGACCGCGCTGGGCTGGCCGATCACCCCGGACCGGTTCACCACGCTGCTGCTGCGCCTGCACCACGACTACGGGTTCCCGCTCGCGGTCACCGAGAACGGCGCGGTCTTCGACGATCATCCGGATCCGTCCGGTTTCGTCGCCGATGCGGAGCGGACCGCGTACCTCAAGGCCCACATCGACGCGGTCTTCGCCGCCCGCGCCCGGGGCGCGGACGTGCGCGGCTATTTCGCCTGGTCGCTCATGGACAACTTCGAGTGGGCCGAGGGCTATGCGAAACGGTTCGGCCTGGTGCACGTGGATTACGAGACCCAGACGCGTACGCCTAAACAGAGCGCGCTGTGGTTCCGGGATCGCATACTCT
- a CDS encoding ABC transporter ATP-binding protein: MSEPVIEIRNLNVGYGLGDQAVRAVRDVNLTLHRGEVLGLAGESGSGKSTLAYGMTRLLPPPGVITGGEVIYHPPSGEPYDVLGLTDTQLRQFRWNETAIVFQGAMNSLNPVHKISTQLTDVLRAHDPKMSEHSRNARAREMLKLVGIAPDRMDAYPHQLSGGMRQRVMIGMALILQPQVVIMDEPTTALDVVMQRQILGQLIELRERLGFSVIFITHDLSLLVEFSNRIAIMYGGRIVEEAPASSIYQDALHPYSAGLLGSFPALRGPRRELAGIPGSPPDLKGMPSGCSFHPRCPKAFEPCPDKIPVLVPARGDRTVACWLHEPN; the protein is encoded by the coding sequence GTGAGCGAGCCCGTTATCGAGATCCGCAATCTGAACGTCGGGTACGGGCTGGGCGACCAGGCGGTCCGCGCGGTCCGCGACGTCAACCTGACGCTGCACCGCGGCGAGGTGCTGGGCCTGGCCGGCGAGAGCGGGTCCGGCAAGTCCACCCTCGCGTACGGCATGACCCGGCTGCTGCCCCCACCCGGCGTGATCACCGGCGGCGAGGTCATCTACCACCCTCCCTCCGGGGAGCCGTACGACGTCCTGGGCCTGACCGACACCCAGCTCCGCCAGTTCCGGTGGAACGAGACCGCCATCGTGTTCCAGGGCGCGATGAACTCGCTGAACCCGGTGCACAAGATCTCCACCCAGCTCACCGACGTGCTGCGGGCACACGACCCGAAGATGAGCGAGCACAGCCGCAACGCCCGGGCGCGGGAGATGCTGAAGCTCGTCGGGATCGCTCCGGACCGGATGGACGCGTACCCGCACCAGCTGTCCGGCGGCATGCGGCAGCGCGTGATGATCGGCATGGCGCTGATCCTGCAGCCGCAGGTGGTCATCATGGACGAGCCGACCACCGCGCTCGACGTGGTGATGCAGCGGCAGATTCTGGGCCAGCTCATCGAGCTGCGGGAACGGCTCGGCTTCTCGGTCATCTTCATCACCCATGACCTGTCGCTGCTGGTCGAGTTCTCGAACCGGATCGCGATCATGTACGGCGGCCGGATCGTCGAGGAGGCGCCGGCTTCCTCGATCTACCAGGATGCGCTGCACCCGTACTCGGCGGGGTTGCTCGGATCGTTCCCGGCCCTGCGCGGGCCACGCCGGGAACTCGCCGGCATCCCGGGATCGCCGCCGGACCTGAAGGGCATGCCGAGCGGCTGCTCGTTCCACCCGCGGTGTCCCAAGGCGTTCGAGCCCTGCCCGGACAAGATCCCGGTGCTGGTGCCCGCCCGCGGCGATCGCACGGTCGCCTGCTGGCTGCACGAGCCGAACTGA